The following are encoded in a window of Streptomyces sp. Go-475 genomic DNA:
- a CDS encoding N-acetyltransferase, translating to MQTKISSLADRPDMLERVVGMADTWPEFVIQDPVGAAHYPRIATELPQYVLFAEDERGEVVASAYSVPFALGAEGRGTLPGNGWDTVLVWAFSDLRRGVRPDTVSAISVSIAPHAQGRGLSAVMLSAMRDNASALGFKEVVAPVRPNAKHLEPHTPIEEYARRVRPDGLPQDPWLRVHARAGATIDSVAPASMTVAAPLADWRRWTGLPFDTEGDIVVPGALVPVRCEAARGYAVYVEPNVWMRHPL from the coding sequence ATGCAGACGAAGATATCGAGCCTCGCCGACCGCCCGGACATGCTGGAGCGGGTCGTCGGGATGGCGGACACCTGGCCGGAGTTCGTCATCCAGGACCCCGTGGGCGCCGCGCACTACCCGCGGATCGCCACCGAACTCCCGCAGTACGTCCTCTTCGCCGAGGACGAGCGGGGCGAGGTCGTCGCGAGCGCCTACAGCGTGCCCTTCGCTCTCGGCGCCGAGGGCCGCGGCACACTGCCGGGCAACGGCTGGGACACCGTTCTCGTATGGGCCTTCTCGGACCTGCGCCGCGGTGTCCGCCCCGACACCGTCAGCGCGATCTCGGTCTCCATCGCCCCGCACGCGCAGGGCCGCGGACTGTCCGCGGTGATGCTCTCGGCCATGCGCGACAACGCCAGCGCCCTCGGCTTCAAGGAGGTCGTCGCCCCCGTCCGCCCCAACGCCAAGCACCTCGAACCGCACACGCCCATCGAGGAGTACGCCCGGCGCGTCCGCCCCGACGGCCTGCCCCAGGACCCGTGGCTGCGGGTGCACGCCCGGGCCGGGGCCACCATCGACTCGGTGGCCCCGGCGTCCATGACGGTGGCCGCCCCGCTGGCGGACTGGCGCCGCTGGACCGGGCTGCCCTTCGACACCGAGGGCGACATCGTCGTGCCCGGCGCCCTGGTGCCGGTGCGCTGCGAGGCGGCCCGCGGGTACGCCGTGTACGTCGAACCCAACGTGTGGATGCGCCATCCCTTGTGA
- a CDS encoding DNA alkylation repair protein translates to MTTHELEALRSALRDRAEPDVKIQQIRVLRPPAGDELLGVRVPVVRKLAQAHRELAWEDVDALLRGRVHEERLAGVLVLAERMRTARGAQRRFLVDFYLARTGCVDNWDLVDASAHVVLGPWLVDGPEDALDVLDELAASSRLWDRRIAVVATLALIREGRFETTLHLVRALCRDPEPLIHKALGWMLREIGRRDAPLLVTFLEQHLTDLPRVTVRYATELLPAAERARFVRTASGRGS, encoded by the coding sequence ATGACGACCCATGAGCTGGAGGCCCTGCGGAGCGCGCTGCGGGACAGGGCGGAGCCGGACGTCAAAATCCAGCAGATCCGGGTGCTGCGGCCGCCGGCAGGTGACGAACTGCTCGGTGTGCGGGTGCCCGTGGTGCGCAAACTGGCCCAGGCACACCGGGAGCTGGCGTGGGAGGACGTGGACGCGCTGCTGCGCGGCCGTGTTCACGAGGAGCGGTTGGCCGGAGTGCTGGTGCTGGCCGAGCGGATGCGAACGGCCCGAGGTGCGCAGCGTCGGTTTCTGGTCGACTTCTACTTGGCGCGCACCGGGTGTGTGGACAACTGGGACCTGGTGGACGCTTCCGCCCACGTCGTTCTCGGGCCGTGGCTCGTGGACGGGCCCGAGGACGCCCTGGACGTGCTGGACGAACTGGCCGCCTCGTCCCGGCTCTGGGACCGCAGGATCGCCGTCGTCGCCACACTGGCGCTGATCCGCGAAGGGCGTTTCGAGACGACCCTCCATCTGGTGCGCGCCCTGTGCCGCGACCCGGAACCGCTGATCCACAAGGCGCTCGGCTGGATGCTGCGCGAGATCGGCCGCCGGGACGCGCCCCTGCTGGTGACGTTCCTCGAACAGCACCTCACCGACCTGCCGCGCGTCACCGTCCGCTACGCGACGGAGCTGCTCCCGGCGGCCGAGCGGGCGCGGTTCGTGAGAACGGCGAGCGGGCGCGGTTCCTGA
- a CDS encoding HNH endonuclease family protein, translated as MRRLRGGAAAVAAMVFAGATLAGCEGLTPPADGGGPSGSGAPADGNGRAVSPLDNPDGTKPGLAAITATADRASARALIEKVATKGRGPRTGYERDKFGYAWMDSAPRDVPYSHNGCDTRNDLLRRDGENLRFRSGSDCVVSSLTLHDPYTGKVIEWTKSRATKVQIDHVMPLSYDWQMGASRWTKDKREAIANDPLNLVPVDGPTNSAKGDSGPASWLPPNKSIRCSYSVRFAQVSLKYDLPVTDADKRMMLRQCGG; from the coding sequence GTGAGGCGTCTGAGGGGCGGGGCGGCAGCGGTTGCCGCGATGGTGTTCGCCGGTGCGACGCTGGCCGGCTGCGAAGGACTGACCCCGCCTGCGGACGGCGGCGGACCCTCCGGCTCCGGTGCCCCGGCCGACGGCAACGGCCGGGCGGTGAGCCCGCTGGACAACCCGGACGGCACGAAGCCGGGGCTGGCGGCGATCACGGCCACCGCGGACCGGGCGAGTGCCCGGGCTCTGATCGAGAAAGTGGCGACCAAGGGACGCGGCCCCCGCACCGGCTACGAACGGGACAAGTTCGGTTACGCCTGGATGGATTCGGCGCCCCGCGACGTCCCCTACTCCCACAACGGCTGCGACACACGGAACGACCTGCTGCGGAGGGACGGCGAGAACCTTCGCTTCCGCTCGGGTTCGGACTGCGTCGTCAGCTCCCTCACACTGCACGACCCGTACACCGGGAAGGTCATCGAGTGGACCAAGTCCCGTGCGACGAAGGTCCAGATAGACCACGTCATGCCGCTGTCGTACGACTGGCAGATGGGCGCGTCGCGCTGGACGAAGGACAAGCGGGAGGCCATCGCCAACGACCCGCTCAACCTCGTCCCGGTGGACGGGCCGACCAACAGCGCGAAGGGAGACTCCGGTCCGGCGTCCTGGCTGCCGCCGAACAAGAGCATCCGCTGCTCCTACTCGGTGCGCTTCGCCCAGGTGTCACTGAAGTACGACCTGCCCGTGACCGACGCCGACAAGCGGATGATGCTGCGGCAGTGCGGCGGCTGA
- a CDS encoding antitoxin, with protein sequence MGIFDKFKSQARNRGKQGSDTAEQKINEKTGGKYEDQVDTGQQRVEGSLGMDRDRERPDQQ encoded by the coding sequence ATGGGCATCTTCGACAAGTTCAAGAGCCAGGCGCGGAACAGGGGCAAGCAAGGCTCCGACACCGCGGAACAGAAGATCAACGAGAAGACCGGCGGCAAGTACGAGGACCAGGTCGACACCGGGCAGCAGCGCGTCGAAGGCTCGCTCGGCATGGACCGCGACCGCGAGCGGCCCGACCAGCAGTAA
- a CDS encoding TetR/AcrR family transcriptional regulator, whose protein sequence is MSSSKASADGKGTANRPYHHGDLRRAILTAALDAIAVDGPSGLSLRDLARRAGVSHAAPAHHFKDRAGLLTAIAAEGFGLLATALREAADLKQAGVRYVRFAREHPAHFQVMFAPELLRAGDLELTTARALASDALREAVTAVPPEGRGADARLAGVAAWSLAHGFATLLLSHNLDGPVGDRDPEEVFRELAEMLFRHAE, encoded by the coding sequence ATGAGCTCCAGCAAGGCATCAGCGGACGGCAAGGGCACCGCGAACCGTCCGTACCACCACGGCGACCTGCGCCGCGCCATCCTCACGGCCGCCCTCGACGCCATCGCGGTGGACGGTCCGTCCGGGCTGAGCCTGCGCGACCTGGCCCGTCGCGCGGGCGTCTCGCACGCCGCGCCCGCCCACCACTTCAAGGACCGCGCCGGGCTGCTCACCGCGATCGCCGCCGAGGGTTTCGGGCTGCTCGCGACCGCGCTGCGGGAGGCGGCGGACCTGAAGCAGGCGGGCGTGCGCTACGTACGCTTCGCGCGTGAGCACCCGGCGCACTTCCAGGTGATGTTCGCCCCCGAGCTGCTGCGCGCCGGCGATCTGGAGCTGACCACGGCCCGGGCCCTCGCCTCGGACGCCCTGCGCGAAGCCGTCACGGCGGTGCCGCCGGAGGGCCGGGGCGCCGACGCCCGCCTGGCCGGTGTCGCCGCCTGGTCCCTGGCCCACGGCTTCGCCACGCTGCTGCTCAGCCACAACCTGGACGGCCCGGTGGGCGACCGGGATCCCGAGGAGGTGTTCCGCGAGCTGGCGGAGATGCTGTTCCGGCACGCCGAGTAG
- a CDS encoding SDR family oxidoreductase codes for MLVTGAGTGIGRATARAFADEGAHVVAVGRRAAPLAETAAHDPSRISPLVADLTADDGPETIVRTVLDRHGRIDVLVNNAGIVTTQSLRTYTRAAVEPQLATNLLAPVLLVQAALPALEESRGVIVNVTTSVGQRGWPGNSLYAAGKAALEVLTRSWAVELAPLGIRVAAVAPGAIDTPIADHSGLTPEQRAAIRAWQLDHTPLGRIGRPGEVAWAITQLASPGASFVTGVVLPVDGGAVVG; via the coding sequence GTGCTGGTCACCGGCGCCGGTACGGGCATAGGCCGTGCCACCGCCCGCGCCTTCGCCGACGAGGGCGCGCACGTCGTGGCCGTGGGCCGCCGCGCGGCGCCCCTCGCCGAGACCGCCGCCCATGACCCGTCCCGTATCAGCCCGCTGGTCGCCGACCTCACGGCCGACGACGGCCCCGAGACCATCGTCCGCACGGTGCTCGACCGGCACGGCCGCATCGACGTGCTGGTGAACAACGCCGGAATCGTCACCACCCAGTCCTTGCGCACGTACACGCGTGCCGCTGTCGAGCCCCAGCTCGCGACGAACCTCCTCGCACCGGTGCTGCTCGTCCAGGCCGCGCTCCCGGCGCTGGAGGAGAGCCGCGGTGTGATCGTGAACGTGACGACCTCGGTGGGGCAGCGGGGCTGGCCCGGCAACTCCCTGTACGCGGCGGGAAAGGCGGCCCTGGAGGTCCTCACGCGCAGTTGGGCGGTGGAGCTCGCGCCCCTGGGGATCCGGGTCGCCGCCGTGGCGCCCGGTGCGATCGACACTCCGATCGCCGACCACTCGGGCCTCACCCCCGAGCAGCGTGCGGCGATCCGCGCGTGGCAGCTCGATCACACGCCGCTCGGCCGGATCGGCCGCCCCGGGGAGGTGGCGTGGGCGATCACTCAACTGGCCTCGCCGGGGGCGTCGTTCGTCACCGGTGTGGTGCTTCCGGTGGACGGCGGCGCGGTCGTCGGCTGA
- a CDS encoding MerR family transcriptional regulator has translation MRIGELAAATGTTARALRHYEQAGFITSERAANGYRLYDAGTAVRVRNIRSLLEVGLTLDDVRVFLPCLDGDVTAGPASDRALRVAADRLAVLDARIAAQVAVRDRLAAALRRATGTRVRPVA, from the coding sequence ATGCGGATCGGCGAACTCGCCGCGGCGACCGGCACCACGGCGCGCGCCCTGCGCCACTACGAGCAGGCGGGATTCATCACCTCCGAACGGGCCGCGAACGGCTACCGCCTGTACGACGCCGGTACGGCGGTCCGCGTCCGCAACATCCGCAGCCTGCTGGAGGTCGGGCTGACCCTCGACGACGTGCGGGTGTTCCTGCCGTGCCTGGACGGCGACGTCACGGCCGGGCCCGCCTCGGACCGGGCCCTGCGGGTCGCGGCCGACCGGCTCGCGGTGCTGGACGCGCGGATCGCGGCGCAGGTCGCGGTCCGCGACCGACTGGCTGCGGCCCTGCGCCGGGCCACCGGTACACGGGTGAGACCGGTGGCCTGA
- the mfd gene encoding transcription-repair coupling factor, with product MSLHGLLDAVVKDAALAEAIKAAADGNRMHVDLVGPPAARPFTVAALARDTGRPVLAVTATGREAEDLAAALRSLLPPEGVVEYPSWETLPHERLSPRSDTVGRRLAVLRRLAHPRPDDPETGPVSVVVAPVRSVLQPQVKGLGDLEPVALRTGQSADLNEVVDALAAAAYARVELVEKRGEFAVRGGILDVFPPTEEHPLRIEFWGDDVEEIRYFKVADQRSLEVAEHGLWAPPCRELLLTEDVRTRARALAEQHPELGELLGKIAEGIAVEGMESLAPVLVDDMELLLDVLPKGAMAVVCDPERVRTRASDLVATSQEFLQASWAATAGGGEAPIDVGAASLWSIADVRDRARELDMMWWSVSPFAADEELDEDTLKLGMHAPETYRGDTAKALADTKGWLADGWRAVYVTEGHGPAARTVEVLGGEGIAARLDTDLAEISPSLVHVACGSIEHGFVDPALRLAVLTETDLSGQRASGREGARMPARRRKTIDPLTLEPGDYIVHEQHGVGRYIEMVQRTVQGATREYLVVEYAPAKRGQPGDRLYIPTDQLEQITKYVGGEAPTLHRLGGADWTKTKARAKKAVKEIAADLIKLYSARMAAPGHAFGADTPWQRELEDAFPYAETPDQLTTIAEVKEDMEKSVPMDRLICGDVGYGKTEIAVRAAFKAVQDGKQVAVLVPTTLLVQQHFGTFSERYAQFPVSVKALSRFQTDTEAKAVLEGLREGSVDIVIGTHRLFSSETKFKDLGLVIVDEEQRFGVEHKEQLKKLRANVDVLTMSATPIPRTLEMAVTGIREMSTITTPPEERHPVLTFVGPYEEKQIGAAIRRELLREGQVFYIHNRVESIDRAAARLREIVPEARIATAHGQMSESALEQVVVDFWEKKFDVLVSTTIVESGIDISNANTLIVERGDTFGLSQLHQLRGRVGRGRERGYAYFLYPPEKPLTETAHERLATIAQHTEMGAGMYVAMKDLEIRGAGNLLGGEQSGHIAGVGFDLYVRMVGEAVADYRRQLETGEIEEEPPLEVKIELPVDAHVPHDYAPGERLRLQAYRAIASANTEEDIKAVREELADRYGKLPEPVENLLLVAGLRMLARACGVGEIVLQGNNIRFAPVELRESQELRVKRLYPGVVIKPAVHQVLVPRPKTAKVGGKPLVGRDLLAWVGEFLTSVLGS from the coding sequence ATGAGCCTGCACGGTCTGCTCGACGCCGTAGTCAAGGACGCCGCGCTCGCGGAAGCGATCAAGGCGGCCGCAGACGGCAACCGCATGCACGTCGACCTGGTCGGTCCCCCCGCGGCCCGCCCGTTCACCGTCGCCGCCCTGGCCCGCGACACGGGCCGCCCGGTGCTGGCGGTGACGGCGACGGGCCGCGAGGCCGAGGACCTGGCCGCGGCCCTGCGCTCCCTCCTCCCGCCCGAGGGGGTCGTGGAGTACCCGTCGTGGGAGACGCTCCCGCACGAGCGGCTCAGCCCCCGCAGCGACACCGTCGGCCGCCGCCTGGCCGTCCTGCGCCGCCTGGCCCATCCCCGGCCCGACGACCCCGAGACGGGCCCGGTCTCCGTCGTCGTGGCACCGGTGCGCTCCGTGCTCCAGCCGCAGGTCAAGGGCCTCGGCGACCTGGAGCCGGTCGCCCTGAGGACCGGCCAGAGCGCCGACCTGAACGAGGTGGTCGACGCCCTCGCGGCCGCCGCCTACGCGCGCGTGGAGCTCGTCGAGAAGCGCGGCGAGTTCGCCGTCCGCGGCGGCATCCTCGACGTGTTCCCGCCCACCGAGGAACACCCCCTGCGCATCGAGTTCTGGGGCGACGACGTCGAGGAGATCCGCTACTTCAAGGTCGCCGACCAGCGCTCCCTCGAAGTCGCCGAGCACGGCCTGTGGGCGCCGCCGTGCCGCGAGCTGCTCCTCACCGAGGACGTCCGCACCCGCGCGCGTGCCCTGGCCGAACAGCACCCCGAGCTCGGAGAGCTGCTCGGCAAGATCGCCGAGGGGATCGCCGTCGAGGGCATGGAGTCCCTCGCTCCGGTCCTCGTCGACGACATGGAGCTGCTGCTCGACGTGCTGCCCAAGGGCGCCATGGCCGTCGTGTGCGACCCGGAGCGGGTCCGCACGCGCGCGTCGGACCTCGTCGCCACCTCGCAGGAGTTCCTCCAGGCCTCCTGGGCGGCCACCGCCGGCGGCGGCGAGGCGCCCATCGACGTCGGCGCGGCCTCCCTGTGGTCCATCGCCGACGTCCGGGACCGGGCCCGCGAGCTGGACATGATGTGGTGGTCCGTCTCGCCCTTCGCCGCCGACGAGGAACTGGACGAGGACACCCTCAAGCTCGGCATGCACGCTCCGGAGACCTACCGCGGCGACACCGCCAAGGCCCTCGCCGACACCAAGGGCTGGCTCGCCGACGGCTGGCGCGCGGTGTACGTCACCGAGGGGCACGGCCCGGCGGCCCGTACGGTCGAGGTGCTCGGCGGCGAGGGCATCGCCGCCCGGCTCGACACGGACCTCGCCGAGATCTCCCCGTCGCTCGTGCACGTGGCGTGCGGCTCGATCGAGCACGGCTTCGTCGACCCGGCCCTCAGACTCGCCGTCCTGACCGAGACCGATCTGTCCGGCCAGAGGGCGTCCGGCCGCGAGGGCGCCCGGATGCCGGCCCGCCGCCGCAAGACCATCGACCCGCTCACCCTGGAGCCGGGCGACTACATCGTCCACGAGCAGCACGGCGTGGGCCGCTACATCGAGATGGTGCAGCGCACCGTGCAGGGCGCGACCCGCGAGTACCTGGTCGTCGAGTACGCGCCCGCCAAGCGCGGCCAGCCCGGCGACCGCCTCTACATCCCCACCGACCAGCTGGAGCAGATCACCAAGTACGTCGGCGGCGAGGCCCCCACCCTGCACCGCCTCGGCGGCGCCGACTGGACGAAGACGAAGGCCCGCGCGAAGAAGGCCGTCAAGGAGATCGCCGCCGATCTCATCAAGCTGTACAGCGCCCGCATGGCGGCCCCCGGGCACGCCTTCGGCGCGGACACCCCCTGGCAGCGCGAACTGGAGGACGCCTTCCCCTACGCGGAGACGCCCGACCAGCTCACCACCATCGCCGAGGTCAAGGAGGACATGGAGAAGTCGGTCCCCATGGACCGCCTGATCTGCGGCGACGTCGGCTACGGCAAGACCGAGATCGCGGTCCGGGCCGCCTTCAAGGCCGTCCAGGACGGCAAGCAGGTGGCCGTCCTGGTGCCCACGACGCTGCTGGTGCAGCAGCACTTCGGGACGTTCAGCGAGCGGTACGCGCAGTTCCCGGTGAGCGTGAAGGCGCTCTCCCGCTTCCAGACCGACACCGAGGCCAAGGCGGTCCTGGAGGGCCTGCGCGAGGGCTCGGTGGACATCGTCATCGGCACCCACCGGCTGTTCTCCTCGGAGACCAAGTTCAAGGACCTGGGCCTGGTCATCGTCGACGAGGAGCAGCGCTTCGGCGTCGAGCACAAGGAGCAGCTGAAGAAGCTCCGCGCCAACGTCGACGTGCTGACCATGTCCGCGACTCCGATCCCCAGGACGCTGGAGATGGCGGTCACCGGCATCCGCGAGATGTCGACCATCACCACCCCGCCGGAGGAGCGCCACCCGGTCCTGACCTTCGTCGGCCCCTACGAGGAGAAGCAGATCGGCGCCGCCATCCGCCGTGAGCTGCTGCGCGAGGGCCAGGTCTTCTACATCCACAACCGCGTCGAGTCGATCGACCGCGCGGCGGCCCGGCTGCGCGAGATCGTGCCCGAGGCGCGCATCGCCACCGCGCACGGCCAGATGTCGGAGTCGGCCCTGGAGCAGGTCGTCGTCGACTTCTGGGAGAAGAAGTTCGACGTGCTGGTCTCCACGACCATCGTCGAGTCCGGCATCGACATCTCCAACGCGAACACCCTGATCGTGGAACGCGGCGACACCTTCGGCCTGTCCCAGCTGCACCAGCTGCGCGGCCGCGTCGGCCGGGGCCGCGAGCGCGGCTACGCCTACTTCCTCTACCCGCCGGAGAAGCCGCTGACGGAGACCGCGCACGAACGGCTCGCGACGATCGCCCAGCACACGGAGATGGGCGCGGGCATGTACGTCGCCATGAAGGACCTGGAGATCCGCGGCGCGGGCAACCTCCTCGGCGGCGAGCAGTCCGGCCACATCGCGGGCGTCGGCTTCGACCTGTACGTGCGGATGGTCGGCGAGGCCGTGGCCGACTACCGGCGGCAGCTGGAGACCGGCGAGATCGAGGAGGAACCGCCGCTCGAGGTCAAGATCGAGCTGCCGGTCGACGCGCACGTCCCGCACGACTACGCGCCGGGCGAGCGCCTCCGCCTCCAGGCGTACCGGGCCATCGCCTCCGCCAACACGGAGGAGGACATCAAGGCCGTACGCGAGGAACTCGCCGACCGCTACGGCAAGCTGCCCGAACCGGTGGAGAACCTGCTGCTCGTCGCGGGCCTGCGCATGCTCGCCCGCGCGTGCGGGGTCGGCGAGATCGTGCTGCAGGGCAACAACATCCGGTTCGCGCCGGTGGAGTTGCGCGAGTCGCAGGAGCTGCGGGTCAAGCGGCTGTACCCGGGGGTCGTCATCAAGCCGGCGGTGCACCAGGTGCTGGTGCCGCGCCCGAAGACCGCGAAGGTGGGCGGCAAGCCGCTGGTCGGGCGGGACCTGCTGGCGTGGGTCGGGGAGTTCCTGACGTCGGTGCTGGGGTCTTGA
- a CDS encoding DUF2079 domain-containing protein: MPASTLRAPSPRIPTPVTRAPGGRRRLGARCDPWLLAAALFAAYTTVSVGRYRHMATLSWDLGIFEQAVRAYAHLRAPVADLKGPGFDILGDHFSPVTAVLAPVYRLFPSPVTLLVAQAALFALSAVPVTRAAARLLGRRRGLALGLAYGLSWGVQRAVDFDFHEICFAVPLIAFSLEALLAQRRRAALCWALPLVLVKEDLGLTLAAIALVVAWRARGRSPRAVRYALGVAVCGVAATVIVLTVVIPSFSPSGGYDYWNKVSEAGSPFEGLGTKLRTLAWLLIPTTGLLALRSPLLVVALPTLGWRFLSGDAHYWGTDWHYSAVLMPVVVLALADALTTARLSTRAWLRSYAAQLPAAVAAAALALTTSLPLAQLTGAEIYRKPAAVSGVERLLARIPDGATVEADIGPISRLTSRCRVFWLGNTQGVTPEYIALENVDGTYRDPVGYARVLHPGAEYAVAGQANGYVVLQRRTATGG, from the coding sequence ATGCCTGCCTCCACCCTCCGAGCCCCGTCGCCCCGGATACCGACGCCGGTCACCCGCGCCCCGGGTGGCCGGCGCCGTCTCGGCGCGCGATGCGACCCCTGGCTCCTCGCCGCCGCCCTCTTCGCCGCCTACACGACCGTCTCCGTGGGCCGCTACCGGCACATGGCGACCCTCTCCTGGGACCTGGGCATCTTCGAGCAGGCCGTGCGCGCCTACGCGCATCTGCGGGCGCCGGTCGCCGATCTCAAGGGGCCGGGCTTCGACATCCTGGGGGACCACTTCAGCCCGGTGACCGCCGTGCTCGCGCCGGTGTACCGGCTGTTCCCCTCGCCGGTCACGCTGCTGGTCGCGCAGGCCGCGCTCTTCGCGCTGTCCGCCGTGCCGGTCACCCGCGCCGCCGCCCGGCTCCTGGGCCGGCGCCGGGGTCTGGCGCTCGGCCTGGCCTACGGGCTGTCCTGGGGCGTCCAGCGCGCCGTCGACTTCGACTTCCACGAGATCTGCTTCGCCGTCCCGCTGATCGCCTTCTCCCTGGAGGCCCTCCTCGCGCAGCGCCGCCGGGCGGCCCTGTGCTGGGCCCTTCCCCTGGTGCTGGTCAAGGAGGACCTGGGGCTGACGCTGGCCGCGATCGCGCTGGTCGTGGCCTGGCGGGCCCGCGGCCGCTCGCCCCGGGCGGTCCGGTACGCGCTCGGTGTCGCGGTGTGCGGCGTGGCGGCGACGGTGATCGTCCTCACCGTGGTGATCCCGTCGTTCAGTCCGTCGGGCGGTTACGACTACTGGAACAAGGTCAGCGAGGCGGGCAGCCCCTTCGAGGGCCTCGGCACCAAGCTGCGCACCCTCGCCTGGCTGCTGATCCCCACCACCGGGCTGCTGGCCCTGCGCTCCCCGCTGCTGGTGGTCGCGCTGCCGACGCTCGGCTGGCGCTTCCTGTCCGGGGACGCGCACTACTGGGGCACCGACTGGCACTACAGCGCGGTCCTGATGCCGGTCGTCGTGCTCGCTCTCGCAGACGCCCTCACCACCGCGCGCCTCAGCACGCGCGCGTGGCTGCGGTCGTACGCCGCCCAGTTGCCGGCCGCCGTCGCCGCCGCGGCGCTGGCCCTGACCACCTCGCTGCCGCTGGCGCAGCTCACCGGGGCCGAGATCTACCGCAAGCCGGCCGCGGTGTCCGGCGTGGAACGCCTGCTGGCGCGGATACCCGACGGCGCCACCGTCGAGGCCGACATCGGCCCGATCAGCCGCCTCACCTCGCGCTGCCGGGTCTTCTGGCTCGGCAACACCCAGGGCGTCACCCCGGAGTACATCGCCCTGGAGAACGTCGACGGCACGTACCGGGACCCGGTGGGCTACGCCCGGGTGCTGCACCCCGGCGCCGAGTACGCCGTGGCGGGCCAGGCCAACGGGTACGTGGTCCTCCAGCGGCGGACGGCGACCGGTGGCTGA